A part of Dehalococcoidia bacterium genomic DNA contains:
- a CDS encoding DUF1648 domain-containing protein, with protein sequence MVLLSGLAIGAILFLLGLTFVLMAHRIGPTPLLRLRNGPSAQAPIDRGRANQASGRLLLAGGLIFIPATFFLDSLEIDDTLTVSLLVGLLLLLLLGMALWTIAYARSMAASPPNTSRQVRVPFRWMYVAPSALLAVLCLGLGLVFWLDLPPGLMATHFNLAGDPTDFMTRNQMLAIALSISVLLLFINIAIYVAVRAAPRAFPSNVDQSRFLTFVSVTVAFGQGLIFYALLDTLWYGLYRVHLLPMWLSALVAIAAALLLFGVFTAPLRRHARHL encoded by the coding sequence ATGGTCCTGCTCAGCGGGCTTGCCATAGGGGCCATCCTCTTTCTGCTCGGCCTGACGTTCGTGCTCATGGCGCACCGCATAGGGCCGACGCCTCTGCTGCGGCTGCGGAACGGCCCTAGCGCACAGGCCCCGATAGATCGGGGCCGCGCCAACCAGGCGAGCGGCCGGCTGCTCCTCGCAGGCGGCCTTATATTCATCCCCGCGACGTTCTTCCTCGACTCGCTAGAGATAGACGACACGCTGACCGTCTCTCTGCTGGTGGGCCTGCTGCTGCTGTTGCTGCTCGGCATGGCGCTATGGACGATAGCCTACGCCCGGAGCATGGCGGCTTCGCCCCCGAACACATCCCGACAGGTGCGCGTGCCGTTCCGGTGGATGTACGTAGCGCCTTCGGCCCTCCTCGCCGTTCTGTGCCTTGGCCTGGGGCTGGTCTTCTGGCTGGACCTGCCGCCCGGACTCATGGCCACCCACTTCAACCTGGCGGGCGACCCCACAGACTTCATGACGCGCAACCAGATGCTGGCCATAGCGCTCAGCATCTCCGTCCTGCTGCTGTTCATCAACATCGCCATCTACGTCGCGGTGCGTGCCGCCCCGCGGGCGTTTCCCTCCAACGTTGACCAGAGCCGGTTCCTGACGTTCGTCAGCGTGACGGTCGCGTTCGGGCAGGGCCTCATCTTTTACGCCCTGCTGGACACCCTGTGGTACGGCCTCTACCGGGTCCACCTGCTGCCCATGTGGCTCTCCGCTCTGGTGGCCATCGCCGCCGCGCTGCTCCTGTTCGGCGTGTTCACCGCGCCGCTCCGCAGACACGCGCGCCATCTGTAG
- a CDS encoding YraN family protein yields MTKARKRTGDWGERFARTYLEQRGYRILETNYRCPYGEIDLVAGKGDCLVFVEVRTRRGRAFGTPEESVTPRKIEHLKSTAEHYLQSHADHAPSWRIDVVALELGEGRRLERINHLENAVG; encoded by the coding sequence GTGACAAAGGCGAGAAAGCGCACAGGCGATTGGGGAGAGCGCTTCGCCCGCACGTACCTGGAGCAGCGGGGCTATCGCATACTGGAGACGAATTACCGCTGTCCGTACGGAGAGATTGACCTTGTGGCGGGCAAGGGCGACTGCCTGGTGTTCGTGGAGGTGCGCACCCGGCGGGGCCGCGCCTTCGGCACGCCGGAGGAATCGGTGACGCCCCGGAAGATAGAGCACCTGAAGTCCACCGCCGAGCACTACCTGCAGAGCCACGCGGACCACGCTCCGTCCTGGCGCATTGACGTGGTGGCCCTGGAGCTTGGGGAGGGCAGGCGTCTGGAGCGCATCAACCACCTTGAAAACGCGGTCGGCTAG
- a CDS encoding zinc ribbon domain-containing protein produces the protein MRLVSCLALDAMPVYEYRCRTCRRKVSVLTRSVSATVQAAVCDRCGSRDLVRLVSLFAVGRSAGAGADESSLDDALSDVDERDPRSLARAVRRIGEETGEDMGPEFDEAVSQLEAGEDPEATISGAKTKDMADETNGGGEQ, from the coding sequence ATGCGTTTGGTATCTTGCCTTGCGCTGGACGCCATGCCTGTCTACGAGTACCGTTGCCGGACCTGCCGGCGCAAGGTTAGCGTCCTGACCAGGAGCGTATCGGCGACCGTGCAAGCGGCGGTGTGCGACCGCTGCGGAAGCCGCGACCTGGTCCGGCTGGTCTCATTGTTCGCGGTGGGTCGGTCGGCGGGGGCTGGCGCCGACGAGTCGTCCCTGGACGACGCCCTGTCGGACGTGGACGAGCGCGATCCCCGGAGTCTGGCCCGGGCCGTTCGCCGCATCGGCGAGGAGACCGGCGAGGATATGGGGCCGGAGTTTGACGAGGCGGTCAGCCAACTGGAGGCGGGCGAGGACCCGGAGGCGACGATAAGCGGCGCCAAGACGAAGGACATGGCGGACGAGACAAACGGGGGGGGCGAGCAGTAG
- a CDS encoding haloacid dehalogenase → MRVQLDPIVERIRAHFSAKHLARDRAYQASRETIRNCANAIRAVHRAEFSEAQTLLKAARDLLSRTKRDLAEHPDVFHGGFVDDAQKEYAEGCITYALVAGEALPTPEALDVGYAPYLNGMGEAAGELRRYLLDMLRRNEVARCEDVLSQMDDIYTVLVTMDFPDAVTNGLRRTTDMVRGVLERTRGDLTVAVRQRDLEEKLAVVERRLSAAPRPGNPIP, encoded by the coding sequence ATGCGCGTCCAGCTCGACCCAATCGTCGAGCGCATCCGCGCGCACTTCAGCGCCAAGCACCTGGCGCGTGACCGGGCCTACCAGGCCTCCCGCGAGACCATTCGGAACTGCGCCAACGCCATCCGGGCCGTCCACCGGGCGGAGTTCAGCGAGGCCCAGACGCTTCTGAAGGCGGCCCGCGACCTCCTGTCGAGGACAAAGCGGGACCTGGCGGAGCACCCTGATGTCTTCCACGGCGGGTTCGTGGACGACGCCCAGAAAGAGTACGCGGAAGGCTGCATCACCTATGCGCTGGTGGCCGGTGAGGCCCTGCCAACGCCGGAGGCGCTGGACGTGGGCTATGCGCCGTACCTGAACGGCATGGGTGAGGCGGCGGGCGAGCTGCGCCGGTATCTGCTGGACATGCTGCGCCGGAACGAGGTCGCCCGCTGCGAGGACGTGCTGTCCCAGATGGACGACATCTATACCGTCCTGGTCACTATGGACTTCCCGGACGCGGTGACCAACGGCCTCCGGCGCACCACCGACATGGTCCGCGGCGTGCTGGAGCGCACGCGGGGCGACCTGACGGTGGCGGTCCGGCAGCGCGACCTGGAGGAGAAACTGGCGGTGGTGGAACGGCGCCTTTCGGCTGCCCCAAGACCTGGCAACCCCATTCCATAA
- a CDS encoding zinc ribbon domain-containing protein, with the protein MPIYEFLCHTCGRKSSVFVQSVNSALPNACPACGAHDLTRLISSFAYHKSESTRLEEAGDPMSPGPDYYKDPRNIGRWAETRMKQMGAEMPSQVQDMIQAAREGEMPPAVKDL; encoded by the coding sequence ATGCCCATCTACGAGTTCCTGTGCCACACCTGCGGACGGAAGAGCAGCGTGTTTGTGCAGAGCGTCAACAGCGCCCTGCCAAACGCCTGTCCCGCCTGCGGCGCGCACGATTTGACACGGCTCATCTCCTCCTTCGCGTACCACAAGTCGGAGAGCACGCGGCTGGAGGAGGCGGGCGATCCCATGTCTCCGGGGCCGGACTACTACAAGGACCCGCGCAACATCGGCAGGTGGGCGGAGACCCGGATGAAGCAAATGGGTGCGGAGATGCCCTCCCAGGTCCAGGACATGATCCAGGCGGCGCGGGAGGGCGAGATGCCCCCTGCGGTCAAAGACCTGTAG
- the mnmA gene encoding tRNA 2-thiouridine(34) synthase MnmA — translation MSQASPASRPRVVVAMSGGVDSSVAALLLHRAGYEVIGVTLRLYTAPDPASMPANRGCCGLEDVEYARRVCQLLGVPHYFLNFEKEFKEHVIAYFVSEYERGRTPNPCLACNDKIKFDFLLRKSLAFGADAIATGHYARVVARTSPLYPLSACGGGRHAVTPSPSTSLRTGSARGLPRREIPHSVRNDIRGYGVRVVERDGDRFRLLKAVDATKDQSYVLYTLGQTELSRLLLPVGGYTKAHLREIAREAGLPNADKPDSQEICFIGAGDYRGFLRQHIPARAGEVVDTEGRTLGAHNGVAGFTIGQRHGLGVAAGRPLYVVALDAASNRVVVGDQERLLATEAVASRVRYVSGNTPDGPMTVRAKYRYRSPEMEAELTPQGERTLVRFRQPQRALTPGQAIVFYRGDEVLGGGVIDEVRAATIPSPELAACAR, via the coding sequence ATGAGCCAGGCTTCACCCGCGTCCCGGCCACGTGTCGTCGTCGCCATGAGCGGCGGCGTGGACTCGTCCGTCGCCGCGCTGCTGCTGCACCGCGCCGGCTACGAGGTGATAGGCGTGACGCTGCGCCTCTACACCGCGCCGGACCCGGCGTCCATGCCCGCGAACAGGGGCTGCTGCGGGCTGGAGGACGTGGAGTACGCGCGACGCGTCTGCCAGCTCCTGGGCGTGCCCCACTACTTCCTGAACTTCGAGAAGGAGTTCAAGGAACACGTCATCGCGTACTTCGTCAGCGAGTACGAGCGGGGCCGCACGCCGAACCCGTGCCTGGCCTGCAACGACAAGATCAAGTTCGACTTCCTGCTGCGCAAGTCGCTGGCGTTCGGCGCCGACGCCATCGCCACGGGGCACTACGCCCGCGTGGTAGCGCGCACCTCACCCCTCTATCCCCTCTCCGCATGCGGAGGGGGGAGGCACGCTGTCACCCCGAGCCCTTCGACTTCGCTCAGGACAGGCTCCGCGAGGGGTCTCCCCCGCAGGGAGATTCCTCACTCCGTTCGGAATGACATACGGGGCTACGGGGTACGCGTGGTGGAGCGCGACGGCGACCGCTTCCGCCTGCTCAAGGCGGTGGACGCCACCAAAGACCAGTCCTACGTGCTCTACACCCTCGGCCAGACGGAGCTGTCGCGCCTGCTGCTGCCCGTGGGCGGCTACACGAAGGCGCACCTCCGCGAGATAGCGCGAGAGGCCGGGCTGCCCAACGCGGACAAGCCGGACAGCCAGGAGATATGCTTCATCGGCGCGGGGGACTATCGCGGCTTCCTGCGCCAGCACATACCCGCCCGCGCCGGCGAGGTGGTGGACACGGAGGGCCGCACGCTGGGCGCGCACAACGGCGTCGCGGGCTTCACCATCGGCCAGCGGCACGGACTGGGCGTCGCGGCGGGCAGGCCGCTGTACGTCGTGGCGCTGGACGCGGCCAGCAACAGGGTCGTCGTCGGCGACCAGGAGCGCCTGCTGGCGACGGAGGCCGTCGCGTCCCGCGTGCGCTACGTCTCCGGCAACACGCCGGACGGCCCGATGACCGTCCGCGCGAAGTACCGCTACCGCTCGCCGGAGATGGAAGCGGAGCTGACGCCCCAGGGCGAGCGGACGCTCGTGCGCTTCCGCCAGCCCCAGCGGGCGCTGACGCCGGGCCAGGCCATCGTCTTCTACCGGGGCGACGAAGTGCTCGGCGGCGGCGTCATTGACGAAGTGCGCGCGGCGACCATACCGAGTCCGGAACTGGCGGCCTGCGCCCGCTAG
- a CDS encoding glycine--tRNA ligase, whose product MEKIVSLCKRRGFIFQSSEIYGGMGGCWDYGPLGVELKRNVKNAWWRAVVQERDDVVGLDASILMHPQVWVASGHVENFTDLLSDCKACKHRFRADHVKDGKCPDCGGELTAPRKFNLMFRTFVGPVEDSASMVYLRPETAQGIFADYETVQGALRKKPPFGIAQVGKAFRNEITPGNFTFRTREFEQMEIEFFVKPGTDEKWHKDWLDARFAWYAGLGIRKDRLRLREHAKDELAHYAKACFDVEYLFPAPLGWSEIEGIANRTDFDLKQHSKYSGKDLSFFDEETKERYTPYVIEPSAGADRGSLAFLLDAYDEEEVPSASSGRGETRVVLRFHPDIAPIKVAVLPLSKKETLVPTAREVHAEVRRHVMSQYDDAQSIGRRYRRQDETGTPLCVTVDFQTLEDKAVTIRERDTMQQVRVPIAEVTPAVRRALDGGWSAVAETYPKVAGKE is encoded by the coding sequence ATGGAGAAGATCGTGTCCCTCTGCAAGCGCAGGGGGTTCATCTTCCAGTCGAGCGAAATCTACGGCGGCATGGGCGGATGCTGGGACTACGGCCCGCTGGGCGTCGAGCTGAAGCGCAACGTCAAGAACGCCTGGTGGCGAGCCGTCGTGCAGGAGCGCGACGACGTCGTCGGGCTGGACGCGTCCATCCTCATGCATCCGCAGGTGTGGGTCGCGAGCGGCCACGTCGAGAACTTCACCGACCTGCTGTCGGACTGCAAGGCGTGCAAGCACCGCTTCCGCGCCGACCACGTCAAGGACGGCAAGTGCCCCGACTGCGGCGGCGAGCTGACGGCGCCCCGCAAGTTCAACCTCATGTTCCGCACCTTCGTCGGGCCTGTCGAGGACAGCGCCAGCATGGTGTACCTGCGTCCGGAGACGGCGCAGGGCATCTTCGCGGACTACGAGACGGTGCAGGGGGCGCTGCGCAAGAAGCCGCCCTTCGGCATCGCGCAGGTGGGCAAGGCGTTCCGCAACGAGATTACGCCAGGGAACTTCACGTTCCGCACTCGCGAGTTCGAGCAGATGGAGATCGAGTTCTTCGTCAAGCCGGGGACGGACGAGAAGTGGCACAAGGACTGGCTGGACGCGCGCTTCGCGTGGTACGCGGGCCTGGGGATACGCAAGGACAGGCTGCGGCTGCGCGAGCACGCGAAGGACGAGCTGGCGCACTACGCCAAGGCCTGCTTCGACGTGGAGTACCTGTTTCCGGCGCCGCTCGGCTGGTCGGAGATCGAGGGCATCGCCAACCGGACGGACTTCGACCTGAAGCAGCACAGCAAGTACAGCGGCAAGGACCTGAGCTTTTTCGACGAGGAGACCAAGGAGCGATACACGCCGTACGTGATCGAGCCGTCCGCCGGGGCCGACCGCGGCTCGCTGGCCTTTCTGCTGGACGCCTACGACGAGGAGGAGGTCCCTTCGGCAAGCTCAGGACGAGGGGAGACGCGGGTGGTGCTGCGGTTCCACCCGGACATCGCGCCCATTAAGGTGGCGGTGCTGCCGCTGAGCAAGAAGGAGACGCTGGTCCCGACGGCGCGGGAGGTGCACGCGGAGGTGCGCCGCCACGTCATGTCGCAGTACGACGACGCGCAGAGCATCGGGCGGCGGTACAGGCGGCAGGACGAGACGGGGACGCCGCTGTGCGTGACGGTGGACTTCCAGACGCTGGAGGACAAGGCGGTGACCATCCGCGAGCGCGACACGATGCAGCAGGTGCGCGTGCCGATAGCGGAGGTGACGCCGGCGGTGCGCCGGGCGCTGGACGGCGGCTGGTCGGCGGTCGCGGAGACGTACCCGAAGGTGGCAGGGAAGGAATAG
- a CDS encoding ribonuclease HII: MRPSPTTRFEQELLVQGYPLVAGIDEVGRGPLAGPVVAAAVILPPGRKHPTLAGVRDSKQLTARQRERLDGAVRAVAIAVSLGEASVREIDTMGILRATRLAMARAVASLTVRPSFALIDGRGLELRDIPSRCIVKGDALCLSVAAASIVAKVARDQQMRELDAAYPGYGFARHKGYGTAVHMERLAALGPSAVHRRSFAPVRRAAAGV; the protein is encoded by the coding sequence ATGCGCCCCTCACCCACCACACGCTTCGAGCAGGAGCTTCTTGTCCAGGGCTATCCCCTTGTGGCGGGGATAGACGAGGTGGGACGCGGGCCGCTGGCAGGCCCTGTCGTGGCCGCCGCCGTCATCCTGCCGCCCGGCCGGAAGCATCCGACCCTGGCGGGTGTGCGGGACAGCAAGCAGTTGACGGCGCGACAGCGGGAGCGGCTGGATGGGGCGGTCCGCGCCGTCGCCATCGCGGTCAGCCTCGGCGAGGCATCCGTCCGGGAGATAGACACAATGGGCATCCTGCGCGCCACGCGCCTGGCCATGGCCCGCGCCGTCGCCTCGCTGACCGTCCGGCCCTCCTTCGCTCTGATAGACGGACGCGGTCTGGAGCTGCGGGACATCCCCTCGCGCTGCATCGTCAAAGGCGACGCCCTGTGCCTGTCCGTCGCCGCCGCGTCCATCGTCGCGAAGGTGGCGCGGGACCAGCAGATGCGGGAGCTGGACGCGGCCTATCCCGGCTACGGGTTCGCTCGCCACAAGGGGTACGGCACCGCCGTCCACATGGAGCGGCTGGCCGCGCTGGGGCCGTCGGCGGTCCACCGGAGGTCATTCGCGCCCGTTCGCCGGGCAGCCGCGGGCGTGTGA
- a CDS encoding acetyl-CoA carboxylase biotin carboxylase subunit yields MFAKVLIANRGEIACRIIRTCKRMGVRTVAIYSDADRKGLHADLADEAYHVGPPPATASYLNMDRILAIAKEAEVEAIHPGYGFLSENETFAQRCVDAGIVFIGPTPEAIHLMGNKGVARRFMRLAGAPIVPGVESEIRDAAHASELAKSVGFPVIVKAMEGGGGIGISVARTPESLKAALESALARAQRAFGRSHIYLEKYIEGARHIEVQLLADQNGAVRHLFDRDCSLQRRYQKVVEEAPSPAVTPELRHRMTETGVQIGRLAAYQNAGTIEFLMDQDKSYYFLEMNTRLQVEHRVTEAITGLDLVELQLRLAAGEPMPFEQKDIKMRGHAIECRIYAEDPWELLPNTGTITRLVEPSGKNILVDSGVVQGSEVTVYYDPMLAKLITWGPTRESAMSTMREALDAYQVEGVQTNIPFLRDVIRHPSFQSGDYNTAFLGQLRAQRAKSKAGSR; encoded by the coding sequence GTGTTTGCCAAAGTACTCATAGCGAACAGAGGGGAGATTGCCTGCCGGATCATCCGCACCTGCAAGCGGATGGGCGTCCGCACGGTAGCCATCTACTCGGACGCGGACCGGAAGGGGCTCCATGCTGACCTGGCGGACGAGGCCTATCACGTAGGCCCGCCCCCGGCGACGGCCAGCTATCTGAACATGGACAGAATCCTGGCCATCGCCAAAGAGGCGGAGGTCGAGGCCATCCATCCGGGGTACGGCTTTCTCTCTGAGAACGAGACCTTCGCCCAGCGGTGCGTTGACGCGGGCATCGTCTTCATCGGCCCCACGCCGGAAGCTATCCACCTCATGGGCAACAAGGGCGTGGCGCGGCGTTTCATGCGCCTGGCGGGAGCGCCCATCGTGCCTGGCGTGGAGTCGGAAATCCGCGACGCCGCTCACGCCTCCGAACTGGCCAAGTCGGTCGGGTTCCCCGTCATCGTCAAGGCGATGGAGGGCGGAGGCGGCATCGGCATCAGCGTCGCCCGCACGCCGGAGTCGCTCAAGGCCGCCCTGGAGAGCGCCCTGGCCCGCGCTCAGCGGGCGTTCGGCCGCTCACACATTTACCTGGAGAAGTACATCGAAGGGGCGCGCCACATCGAGGTGCAGCTTCTCGCCGACCAGAACGGCGCCGTGCGTCACCTCTTCGACCGCGACTGCTCGCTCCAGCGGCGCTACCAGAAGGTCGTCGAGGAGGCGCCTTCGCCGGCGGTGACGCCCGAGCTGCGCCATCGCATGACCGAGACGGGGGTGCAAATCGGGCGGCTGGCGGCCTACCAGAACGCGGGGACCATCGAGTTCCTGATGGACCAGGACAAGAGCTACTACTTCCTGGAGATGAACACGCGCTTGCAGGTGGAGCACCGGGTGACGGAAGCCATCACCGGCCTGGACCTGGTCGAGTTGCAGCTACGCCTCGCGGCGGGCGAGCCGATGCCCTTTGAGCAGAAGGACATCAAGATGCGGGGACACGCCATCGAGTGCCGTATCTACGCGGAGGACCCCTGGGAGCTGTTGCCCAACACCGGCACGATCACCCGCCTGGTGGAGCCTTCCGGCAAGAACATCCTCGTGGACAGCGGCGTGGTCCAGGGCAGCGAGGTGACTGTCTATTACGACCCCATGCTGGCCAAGCTCATCACCTGGGGCCCAACCCGTGAGAGCGCCATGTCCACCATGCGGGAGGCTCTGGACGCCTACCAGGTGGAGGGCGTTCAGACGAACATCCCCTTCCTGCGGGACGTCATCCGCCATCCCTCATTCCAGAGTGGAGACTACAACACGGCCTTCCTGGGCCAGCTCCGCGCACAGCGCGCCAAGTCGAAGGCCGGCTCGCGCTAA
- a CDS encoding MBL fold metallo-hydrolase, with amino-acid sequence MLLKVIPVGPFVENVYIIGDEASKEGLIVDPGAEGKRVLEEVEKLGLTIKYIVNTHGHADHTGAVRAVKDGTGAAFAIHERDIPTMRHVSRMILDMFQGWDAPPEPDFTVKDGDTVKIGALEFIVAETPGHTPGSLCLIGNGIALTGDTLFRLSVGRTDLPGGDWDKEMESIRTRLYTLPNETVALPGHGPHTTIGEERKANPFVRD; translated from the coding sequence ATGCTGCTGAAGGTCATCCCCGTGGGGCCGTTCGTGGAGAACGTCTATATCATCGGCGACGAGGCGAGCAAGGAGGGCCTCATCGTTGACCCGGGCGCGGAGGGAAAGCGCGTGCTGGAGGAGGTCGAGAAGCTGGGGCTGACGATCAAGTACATCGTCAACACCCACGGCCACGCCGACCACACGGGCGCTGTCCGGGCCGTGAAGGACGGCACGGGCGCAGCCTTCGCCATCCATGAGCGGGACATTCCTACCATGCGCCACGTCTCCCGCATGATACTGGACATGTTCCAGGGCTGGGACGCGCCCCCTGAGCCAGATTTCACCGTCAAGGACGGCGACACGGTGAAGATAGGGGCGCTGGAGTTCATCGTGGCGGAGACGCCCGGCCATACCCCCGGTAGCCTCTGCCTCATCGGCAACGGCATCGCCCTCACCGGCGACACCCTGTTCCGCCTGAGCGTGGGCCGGACGGACCTCCCCGGCGGCGACTGGGACAAGGAGATGGAGAGCATCCGCACCCGGCTGTACACGCTGCCAAACGAGACGGTGGCGCTGCCGGGACACGGGCCGCACACCACCATCGGGGAGGAGCGCAAGGCGAATCCGTTTGTGCGGGACTAG
- a CDS encoding sodium-translocating pyrophosphatase: MELVWIVPVAGLLAVAFAIFMAWDVLRRDKGTASMQRIGGMIFQGAMAFLRRQYQTIAILAVVTAIVIGALLGILTKDPDVGWRTSVAFLVGAFASALSGFIGMYISVQSNMRTASAATRSLSEAIIVALRGGAVSGFLIVALSLLGVTAIFYAYGGGVDPAKAPFMIVGFGFGASFVALFAQIGGGIYTKAADMGADLAGKVEAGIPEDDPRNAAVIADLVGDNVGDCAGRGADLFESTAAENIGAMILGVAIFVATNNPGWVFFPLVVRAFGVFATMIGIMAVRPGNDEDPMRALNRGFFIAIAFALVGLAISVNVLLKDWWFFGAGVVGILTSVAFVFITQYYTEFKYRPVKEIAQASRTGPATNIVAGVAVGLESTFSTAVVVSIALMLSYWMGTQAILPAAAASHSGLFGTAVATMGMLMTAAYILAMDTFGPITDNASGIIEMGGAPKEIRKVTDTLDAVGNTTKALTKGYAMASAALAAFLLFSAYMDEVARLTGKAFNTVNLAKPEVFVAGLLAVMLVFFFSSLTIRAVGRAATGVIDEVRRQFREIPGLREGKAEADYTRCVDITTRAGLREMILPGLVAVLMPPFVGVAMRLLGLAAAEAVAGLLMVGTIAGIIMATFLNNSGGAWDNARKAVEVGQITDPETGKVIGKGSATHAAAVVGDTVGDPFKDTAGPSLHVLVKLLATITLVLAPLFI; this comes from the coding sequence ATGGAGCTTGTGTGGATCGTCCCGGTGGCGGGACTCCTGGCGGTGGCCTTCGCCATCTTTATGGCCTGGGACGTCCTGCGGCGGGACAAGGGGACCGCTTCGATGCAGCGCATCGGCGGGATGATTTTTCAGGGGGCTATGGCCTTCCTCCGCCGTCAGTACCAGACCATCGCTATCCTGGCGGTCGTTACCGCCATTGTCATCGGCGCATTGCTTGGGATTCTCACCAAAGACCCGGATGTCGGGTGGCGGACCTCGGTTGCGTTCCTGGTGGGCGCGTTCGCGTCCGCTCTCTCTGGCTTTATTGGCATGTACATCTCGGTCCAGTCCAACATGCGCACCGCCTCCGCGGCGACCCGCAGCCTGAGTGAAGCCATCATCGTGGCGCTGCGCGGCGGCGCCGTCTCCGGCTTCCTCATCGTGGCGCTGAGCCTGCTGGGCGTGACGGCCATCTTCTACGCCTACGGCGGCGGCGTTGACCCGGCCAAGGCGCCCTTCATGATCGTCGGCTTCGGCTTCGGAGCCAGCTTCGTCGCCCTCTTCGCTCAGATAGGCGGCGGCATCTACACCAAGGCCGCGGACATGGGCGCTGACCTGGCGGGCAAGGTGGAGGCGGGCATTCCGGAGGATGACCCCCGTAACGCCGCCGTCATCGCCGACCTGGTGGGCGACAACGTGGGCGACTGCGCGGGCCGCGGCGCCGACCTGTTCGAGTCCACCGCCGCCGAGAACATCGGCGCCATGATTCTGGGCGTGGCCATCTTCGTGGCGACCAACAACCCCGGCTGGGTTTTCTTCCCGCTGGTAGTCCGCGCCTTCGGCGTGTTCGCCACCATGATTGGCATCATGGCCGTACGCCCCGGCAACGACGAGGACCCCATGCGCGCGCTGAACCGGGGCTTCTTCATAGCGATCGCCTTCGCCCTCGTCGGCCTCGCCATTTCCGTGAACGTGCTGCTCAAGGACTGGTGGTTCTTCGGAGCGGGCGTGGTCGGCATCCTCACCAGCGTGGCCTTCGTCTTTATCACCCAGTACTACACGGAATTCAAGTACCGGCCCGTCAAGGAGATCGCGCAGGCGTCGCGCACCGGCCCCGCCACCAACATCGTCGCGGGCGTGGCGGTGGGCTTGGAGAGCACGTTCTCAACGGCCGTCGTCGTCTCCATCGCCTTGATGCTCTCCTACTGGATGGGCACCCAGGCGATCCTGCCCGCAGCCGCGGCGAGCCATAGCGGCCTCTTCGGCACGGCCGTGGCCACGATGGGCATGCTTATGACCGCGGCGTACATCCTGGCCATGGACACATTCGGCCCCATTACGGACAACGCCAGCGGCATCATTGAAATGGGCGGCGCGCCCAAGGAAATCCGCAAGGTCACCGACACTCTGGACGCGGTGGGCAACACCACCAAGGCCCTCACCAAGGGCTACGCCATGGCCTCGGCCGCGCTGGCTGCGTTCCTTCTGTTCAGCGCCTACATGGACGAGGTCGCCCGCCTCACCGGAAAGGCGTTCAACACAGTCAACCTGGCCAAGCCGGAGGTCTTTGTCGCCGGCCTGCTGGCCGTGATGCTGGTCTTCTTCTTCAGCTCCCTGACCATTCGGGCTGTCGGGCGCGCCGCAACCGGCGTCATTGACGAGGTCCGCCGCCAGTTCCGCGAGATCCCTGGCCTGCGGGAAGGCAAAGCAGAGGCGGACTATACCCGCTGCGTGGACATCACCACCCGCGCGGGCCTGCGCGAGATGATCCTGCCCGGCCTGGTGGCCGTTCTCATGCCCCCGTTCGTCGGCGTAGCCATGCGCCTGCTGGGACTGGCGGCCGCTGAGGCCGTGGCTGGCCTGCTGATGGTCGGCACCATCGCGGGCATCATCATGGCGACCTTCCTGAACAACTCAGGCGGCGCCTGGGACAACGCCAGGAAGGCAGTGGAGGTGGGCCAGATTACGGACCCCGAGACCGGTAAAGTCATCGGCAAGGGTTCCGCCACGCACGCCGCGGCTGTCGTCGGCGACACCGTCGGCGACCCGTTCAAGGACACGGCTGGTCCGTCCCTCCACGTGCTGGTCAAGCTTCTCGCTACCATCACCCTGGTGTTGGCGCCTCTTTTCATCTAG